The window ACGATGAGCCCAATGGACAGTAGCAGAACCTTCATGCCGTTCCCTCCTGCGCTTGTTGTGATTGACACCCTTGGCAGGGGGCAGGGGGCAGGGGAAGGCGTAGGCAATGTGTGCTGACTCGCCACCGCCTGCAAACCGATTCCTCGACACCGGTTCCCGGCGAGATTCAAGCGAGTCCCGCGCTTTCCGCCATTGATCGCCCGGAACCGAGCCTCTAGGCTCACGACCGTCACCGGCAGGAGGCCGCCCGATGCTCCCACGACGCCCCACGCTTGCCCTGCTCGTCGCGCTGCTCAGCCTCGCCGGCTGCGGCCGGCGGCAGCCGCCGGCGTTGCACTTCTACGCCGCGGCGAGCCTGACCGACGCCGTGAACGAGCTCGTGGCCGACTGGGAGGCCGAGGGCGGCGCGCCGGCCGTGGTTCCCGTCTTCGCGAGCAGCTCGACCCTGGCCCGGCAGATCCGCGAAGGCGCGCCGGCGGCGCTCTTCCTCAGCGCGAACGAGCAGTGGATGGACTACCTCGTCCGCGAGACCCAGCGCGTGCGCTCGGACAGCCGCCTCGACCTGCTTTCCAACCGCCTGGTGCTGGTGGCGCCGCCCGGCAACCCCGCCGGGATCCAGGGGCCGGCGGACCTCGCCCACAAGCTCCACGGCCTCGCGCTCGGCGACCCGGACCACGTGCCGGCGGGCATCTACGCCGCCGCCTGGCTCAAGCAGGCCGGCCTCTGGGACAAGGTCCGCGGCGAGCTGCGTCCCGCCAAGGACGTGCGCGCCGCGCTGGCCTACGTGGAGAAGGGCGAGGTGGACGCCGGGCTCGTCTACTTCACCGACGCGCGCGTGGGCAACGTGGAGGTGCTGGCCGTCCTCGACGACAGCCTCGCGCCGCCCATCCGCTACCCGCTGGCGCTGATCGAGCCCGCAGGCGGTGGCGAGCTGCCCCCGGGGGCGATGAGCTTCTACCGCTGGCTTCGCAGCGAGCAGGCGGCGGACGTGTTCCGCCGCCACGGCTTCCTGCCGGTGGCCGTCCGGGACGGCGGCTGATGCTCGAGCCACCCAGCCCCGCCGAGTGGCAGGCCCTGGCGCTGTCGCTGCGGGTCAGTCTCGCGGCCACGCTCGCCGCGCTGCCGGCGGGCGTGCTGCTTGCCGCCTGGCTGGCGCGCGGGCGGAGCCGTCTGCGCTGGCTGGTGGACGCCCTCGTCCAGATCCCCTTGGTGCTCCCGCCGCTGGTCACGGGCTACCTGCTGCTGCTGCTCTTCGGACGCCGCGGCCCGCTGGGCCGGCTGCTCGCGCCCTTCGGGCTGGAGTTCGCCTTCGACTGGAAGGGCGCGGCCCTGGCCGCCGCGGTGGTGTCCTTCCCGCTGCTCGTGCGGGCGGCGCGGGTGGCCTTCGAGGGCGTCGACCCGCGGCTGCCCCTGGCCGCGCGGAGCCTCGGCGCGGGCCGGCTGGACGCCTTCTTCACCGTCACCCTGCCGCTGGCCCGGCGCGGACTCCTGGCGGGCCTGCTGCTGTCCTTCACGCGCGGCTTCGGCGAGTTCGGGGCGACGATCGTGCTGGCCAGCAACATCCCGGGCCGCACGCGCACCGTGCCGCTGGCCATCTACTCGCTGATCCAGGGCGAGGGCGGTGAGGCGGCCGCGGGACGTCTGGTGCTCGTCTGCGTGGCGGTGAGCCTGGTCGCCATGGTGGCCGTGCAGCTGCTGCAGCCGCGCCGCGGCGGGAGCGCGTGATGCTCGCCCTGGACCTCGGCTTCGAACGCGCCGCC of the Candidatus Latescibacterota bacterium genome contains:
- the modA gene encoding molybdate ABC transporter substrate-binding protein, with translation MLPRRPTLALLVALLSLAGCGRRQPPALHFYAAASLTDAVNELVADWEAEGGAPAVVPVFASSSTLARQIREGAPAALFLSANEQWMDYLVRETQRVRSDSRLDLLSNRLVLVAPPGNPAGIQGPADLAHKLHGLALGDPDHVPAGIYAAAWLKQAGLWDKVRGELRPAKDVRAALAYVEKGEVDAGLVYFTDARVGNVEVLAVLDDSLAPPIRYPLALIEPAGGGELPPGAMSFYRWLRSEQAADVFRRHGFLPVAVRDGG
- the modB gene encoding molybdate ABC transporter permease subunit, whose protein sequence is MLEPPSPAEWQALALSLRVSLAATLAALPAGVLLAAWLARGRSRLRWLVDALVQIPLVLPPLVTGYLLLLLFGRRGPLGRLLAPFGLEFAFDWKGAALAAAVVSFPLLVRAARVAFEGVDPRLPLAARSLGAGRLDAFFTVTLPLARRGLLAGLLLSFTRGFGEFGATIVLASNIPGRTRTVPLAIYSLIQGEGGEAAAGRLVLVCVAVSLVAMVAVQLLQPRRGGSA